Below is a window of Pueribacillus theae DNA.
TGAGAAGATGAACAACTTAGAAAATATGGATCCGCATTTTCGACGTTTTGTAGAAAAGATCGATAAAGTTGTCAAGATGGAAACGGAAGAGAAAACAATCACAAGCAAAGTGGCTGAACATATGGGGGACTTGTTGAAGCATGAAGATATTATCCCTGAAGCGTATAAAAAGCCGAATCCTGATAAATATACGTTATATCCTTTGTATGTAGCGCCGGATAATAGTTTTTCGATCGCTTCGGCTGTATGGGATGTAGGACAGTCTACCCCGATTCACGATCATCGGACATGGGGGGTGATCGGCATTGTGCAAGGGGAAGAAAATGAAATTCATTATGAGTTTTCCACGAATGCTCAGCCTAAAAAGGTAATGGAGCGCCAGTTAAAAAAGGGGATGTCGCTGTTTGCTGCACGTCTGATCAAGATGTCCACAAAGTCTCTTGTGCTTCAAATGTACCGTGCATTGGAATCCATGTTTACGGAGGAAACATCGGGGAAATCGAGCGGGGAATGTACGATTTGGAAACAGGGAAGGTAAAAACGATTATTACAGCTTGGGATCCTGTCCCGACAATATAGAAAAAATGCAACCATTCCTCTTAGGTTTCATCTAAGAGGAATTTTTTGCTCTTATTTCTTTGTGATCTCGATTAAAATTTCAATGAATTTTTTTAAATATTGAGGAGCGTAACGTTTTTTGCTGTAGAAGCAGCACGGATCTGATTTTACGGCAATATCATGAAATGTCACAAAGCTGATGCCTTCTTTGTCTTTTTCTGACCATGATTCTGTGTAAAATTTTGGAATGATTGAAATTCCGACCCCAAGGCGGACTAAGGCAAGGGTTGATTCATTATTATCGGTTGAGAAGATAATATTTTCTTTAAATTCCTCTCCAAAAATAGAGAGTATGTACTCCCTTAAGATACCTGTACGGTACAGGATAAGCTGCTCATTTGATATTTCATGGATGGATATCTCTGTTCTAGACGAAAATGGATGGTTTTTTGAAACGATTGCAATGTATTCATCATGGAATAAAGTGATGCACTCAAAATGATTGAGTTCCATTAATTCCTTTGTAGAGGGGTTGACAGGGGCGACGACGACATCTAATTGGTTGTCGATTAATAGCCTCGTTAATTCAAATAAACCGCCTTGAACGACGTTAAGCTTTACCTTCGGGTAAAGTATATTAAACTTTTGAAACAACTCTGGCAAGTAGCGGCTTGCTGTTAAGGGCCCAATCCCGAGTTGAATCTGGCCTGTTGATGGATCGTTAATTTCGATAATATGGTTCTCCAAATCTTTCACCGAAAGAAGAACATTCCGGATTGTCGGGAGAACTTTTTCTCCTTGTTTTGTCAGTTTAATATTCCTGCCGGAACGTTCAAAAATTTGAAAGCCAATTTCCTTTTCAAATTCCCGAACTTGCTGGCTGATTGTTGGCTCTGTCACAAAAAGCTGCTGTGCGGCTTCTCTCATTGTCCCATGTTTTACAATCATATCAATATATTCCAGTTGGCGTAAATGCATGGAATTTCTCCTTTAGCATTTTAAAAGAAATATATGATTCTATAGCATGAGATATTTTAAATTAAATGATGGCGCAATATTGGCGTTATACCATATATTCAGAAAACAATTAAGGTGAGGAACCGGGCAAGTGACCCCGGTCCGTTCAGAACTTTTCTGGTGAAGAAAAATTCTTCATTTTTTTCTTTTTTGAAACAAACATGCCGGAAAATTGGGTGAGTACGACACCGATCAAAATTAAAGATGATCCGATAATAATATTCGTTGTTAATTTTTCGCCTAAAAATATCGCACCAAAAACCAGCCCGAAAATAGGCACTAGTAAAATAGACATTGCCGCTGTTGCGGTATCTACAGAGTCAAGCAAATAAAACCAAATTGAGAAGCTGATGGCTGAAGCGGCAATTCCTGTGAAAAGAATGGCAAATATACTCATGCCGGTCCATTGGATTGGCTCGCCCCATTCCATCATTAAAGCAGCCATTAACATGGCGATGGTTCCAAACAGCATTTGATACGCATTCACTTGCAGCCGATCCGCTTTCTTGAATTTTTTTTGGTAAAAAATATTAGCTGTCGCCCAACAAACCGATGCGATAAGGATAAAAAGATCGCCGATGATAACGGAACGATCGGTTAGTGTATTTAAATCAAAACCAACGATAAGGAGCAAGCCTGCCGCTCCCAAAATCATTGCCAAAATATTTGCGCCTGTCAGCTGTTCATCTAAAAATTTGGCTGCCAAAATTCCGCTCCAAATCGGCATTGTGTAAAGCAATACGGATGTTTTTCCCGCATCGACAAACATCATCCCATATGCAACAAATAAGAAAACGGCGGCGGTTTGTATGAGTCCTAATATCATCAAATCACGAAGAGGGATTTGTTTAATAGAAAGGCGCTTCATAAAAAATAAAACTAGGAATAAAACGATGACTCCTGAAGCAAAGCGAAACAAAGAAAAGGTAAACGGGCCCATATAATCAAGCCCGATTTTTGCTAAAATCCATGACGCTCCCCAAATCAGTGTTAAAGCAAATGTTAGTAATCTTACAGCCATCATCTGATCTCCTTAAATTAAGACAGCGATTCATTTTTCATTAAAACTGCCCTTATAGTAAAATAATCAATGGAATCCGGCAACGCTTCTTTAAGTGGCTTTAATTTCTCGGAATCGATGGTTTGCTTCGTCTCCATAATTAATTTTTCGATATCTGGCGTAAAAAAAGATTGCCAGTCGATAGGATGTCCTTCTTGGGCGGCTCGAAACAAATGGC
It encodes the following:
- a CDS encoding DMT family transporter, which produces MAVRLLTFALTLIWGASWILAKIGLDYMGPFTFSLFRFASGVIVLFLVLFFMKRLSIKQIPLRDLMILGLIQTAAVFLFVAYGMMFVDAGKTSVLLYTMPIWSGILAAKFLDEQLTGANILAMILGAAGLLLIVGFDLNTLTDRSVIIGDLFILIASVCWATANIFYQKKFKKADRLQVNAYQMLFGTIAMLMAALMMEWGEPIQWTGMSIFAILFTGIAASAISFSIWFYLLDSVDTATAAMSILLVPIFGLVFGAIFLGEKLTTNIIIGSSLILIGVVLTQFSGMFVSKKKKMKNFSSPEKF
- a CDS encoding LysR family transcriptional regulator, encoding MHLRQLEYIDMIVKHGTMREAAQQLFVTEPTISQQVREFEKEIGFQIFERSGRNIKLTKQGEKVLPTIRNVLLSVKDLENHIIEINDPSTGQIQLGIGPLTASRYLPELFQKFNILYPKVKLNVVQGGLFELTRLLIDNQLDVVVAPVNPSTKELMELNHFECITLFHDEYIAIVSKNHPFSSRTEISIHEISNEQLILYRTGILREYILSIFGEEFKENIIFSTDNNESTLALVRLGVGISIIPKFYTESWSEKDKEGISFVTFHDIAVKSDPCCFYSKKRYAPQYLKKFIEILIEITKK
- a CDS encoding cysteine dioxygenase family protein, which encodes MNNLENMDPHFRRFVEKIDKVVKMETEEKTITSKVAEHMGDLLKHEDIIPEAYKKPNPDKYTLYPLYVAPDNSFSIASAVWDVGQSTPIHDHRTWGVIGIVQGEENEIHYEFSTNAQPKKVMERQLKKGMSLFAARLIKMSTKSLVLQMYRALESMFTEETSGKSSGECTIWKQGR